In Priestia megaterium NBRC 15308 = ATCC 14581, the following proteins share a genomic window:
- a CDS encoding N-acetylmuramoyl-L-alanine amidase yields the protein MKKIYLDAGHGGADVGAVGANGLYEKNLVLKIQQYLISYLNSMYSDFTIKTTRTTDVFLSLSQRASQANSWGADAFMSIHVNAGGGTGYEDYVYRSASNASKTFQSIVHGQVQPTLLSYNHPNRGRKSANYAVLRLTNMPAVLTEIAFIDRSADAALLQNEAFLKSMGESYAKGIAVYLNLPRRAVPNPSPSPTPTPTPNPSPSEPGTKTYTIKQGDTLYSIAQKYGITVQALQEANKGLSDPLTLQVGKTIVIPSGTSPNPSPTPSPTPPSEQYPLPNGILKQGDSGEAVKQLQKALNAVNFKVGSVDGIYGVQTKDAVRRFQLVYLPYDVDGIYGPQTKNKLAAVLKAKS from the coding sequence ATGAAAAAAATCTATCTTGATGCAGGACATGGTGGGGCAGATGTAGGAGCAGTTGGAGCGAACGGACTGTATGAAAAAAACTTAGTTTTAAAAATTCAACAATATTTAATAAGCTATTTAAATAGCATGTACAGTGATTTTACGATTAAAACCACTCGTACCACAGATGTTTTTTTATCGTTATCTCAGCGAGCTTCTCAAGCTAATTCGTGGGGCGCAGATGCGTTTATGTCTATTCACGTAAATGCCGGTGGAGGAACAGGATACGAAGATTATGTTTATAGAAGCGCTAGCAATGCCAGTAAAACGTTTCAATCGATTGTGCACGGTCAAGTACAGCCAACGCTGCTGTCGTATAATCATCCGAATCGCGGACGAAAATCAGCCAATTATGCGGTGCTTCGCTTAACAAATATGCCTGCAGTACTCACTGAAATAGCTTTTATTGATAGGAGCGCCGATGCAGCACTTCTTCAAAATGAAGCTTTTTTAAAAAGTATGGGTGAATCGTATGCTAAAGGAATTGCCGTATATTTAAATTTACCTCGGCGTGCAGTTCCAAATCCATCACCATCTCCAACACCGACACCGACACCAAATCCATCACCTTCTGAACCAGGTACAAAAACGTATACGATCAAGCAAGGAGATACGCTGTACAGTATTGCACAGAAGTACGGAATAACAGTACAAGCGCTGCAAGAAGCAAATAAAGGGCTTTCTGATCCTTTAACCCTACAGGTTGGAAAAACAATTGTTATTCCTTCAGGAACTTCACCAAACCCATCTCCAACACCGTCACCAACTCCACCTTCGGAACAATATCCACTTCCAAATGGAATTTTAAAACAAGGTGATTCTGGAGAAGCCGTGAAACAGCTTCAAAAAGCATTAAACGCAGTTAATTTTAAAGTAGGGTCAGTAGACGGAATATATGGAGTTCAAACGAAAGATGCAGTCAGACGTTTTCAGCTTGTGTATCTTCCTTATGATGTGGATGGCATTTATGGTCCTCAAACGAAAAACAAGCTAGCAGCCGTTTTAAAAGCAAAAAGTTAA